In a single window of the Desulfonatronovibrio magnus genome:
- a CDS encoding GumC family protein: MQDSDIQARDSSNNPEHGKKNKPFQLIAFSFRRAPLVLFAGGIICFLLFLLLLPRVSPIYETQSMLLVDPAKETTLAGRERDPIPGDIGKYTRNLIERIPRYDVLATAISRLDEADYPVFLNPGRPEEANVYSLMSRIRVREVHLTYLISLTISAEEPQGLAPVLNEVMKAFLEKMEHEQEGQYVRRINYLSVEKERISARLEDARTDLQRLVDSMDSKSFLQDNYTSHIYKKDMLQRMYLEAEEELSRRESLLDQAIANREAIPVLDLQAFADERVADNFGINRIEQWTYEQLQALRASIDGLTPENPDRIYVEQRMEAMEAFLEQYKQRVNKETIRNIRERQKYELNLDVIQARTSYDASVKNTRRLKELLEQATREASQVSEAIYQASAIQFRIEQLRERLTALNNRMDDAEMVAKSPIPVDIDKLAVTPGVPARTNIKVISMMILALGFGSVFSFVLVFDFMDNRLRDPGEVEQALGGSGPAPIPYMSGRDLPPGSFFDASLELPEHSSVLAIRSLAVRMELEKEKNDARVFAIAGLNPECGVTSLALNLAHILRAGSDKILVLECNLLRPGAARVESGLSKGPGLWEILQSSQLSGWQEVVQVEPRRAVHVMTAGDPGPGIPNRSAMLNLLDNVRREYDLVILDLSTIIDDEFAYFAAVHSDAVLLVGREDVSQYRDLRRSIEMLVDARVPAVSAILNFSRPRRVENVRNVLQKQMQFVSRVHRSMHRMVRRSLRLNR, from the coding sequence ATGCAGGACAGCGACATTCAAGCCCGCGACAGTTCTAACAACCCTGAACATGGTAAGAAGAACAAACCATTTCAGCTGATTGCCTTTTCTTTCAGACGGGCACCCCTGGTTTTGTTTGCAGGGGGGATAATCTGCTTTCTGCTTTTCCTTTTGCTCCTGCCCAGGGTCAGCCCCATATACGAAACCCAGTCCATGCTTCTTGTGGATCCAGCCAAGGAAACAACTCTGGCAGGACGGGAACGTGATCCCATTCCAGGTGATATTGGCAAATATACCCGCAACCTCATTGAGAGGATCCCCAGGTATGATGTGCTGGCCACTGCCATTTCCCGCTTAGATGAGGCAGACTATCCAGTTTTTCTCAATCCCGGCCGCCCGGAGGAGGCTAATGTGTACAGTCTCATGAGTCGAATCCGGGTGCGTGAAGTTCACCTGACCTATCTGATTTCCCTGACTATCTCAGCAGAAGAACCTCAAGGTCTTGCACCTGTGTTGAATGAGGTTATGAAGGCCTTTCTGGAAAAAATGGAGCATGAGCAGGAGGGGCAATATGTACGAAGGATAAATTATCTTTCAGTTGAAAAGGAAAGAATTTCAGCCCGTCTGGAAGATGCCCGCACAGACCTTCAGAGACTGGTGGACAGCATGGATTCCAAGAGTTTTCTGCAGGATAATTATACTTCACATATCTATAAGAAAGATATGCTTCAGAGGATGTACCTTGAGGCTGAAGAAGAGCTTTCCAGGAGAGAGTCGTTGCTTGACCAGGCTATTGCCAACAGGGAAGCAATACCTGTACTGGACCTGCAAGCGTTTGCAGACGAAAGGGTTGCGGATAATTTCGGCATTAACCGTATTGAGCAGTGGACCTATGAGCAGCTGCAGGCATTGAGAGCATCAATTGATGGTCTGACACCCGAAAATCCGGATCGGATTTACGTTGAGCAGCGTATGGAGGCCATGGAGGCCTTTCTGGAACAGTATAAACAAAGGGTCAATAAGGAAACCATACGTAATATAAGGGAGAGACAAAAATACGAGCTGAACCTGGACGTGATCCAGGCCCGCACCAGTTACGATGCCTCTGTTAAAAATACCCGGCGCCTGAAAGAGCTTCTGGAACAGGCCACGAGAGAGGCCTCGCAGGTTTCAGAGGCCATTTATCAGGCATCTGCCATCCAGTTTCGCATCGAGCAGCTGCGCGAAAGGCTGACAGCCTTAAACAATCGTATGGATGATGCTGAAATGGTGGCCAAGTCCCCCATACCTGTGGATATAGATAAACTGGCTGTGACCCCTGGGGTGCCGGCGAGAACTAATATTAAGGTTATTTCCATGATGATTCTGGCCCTGGGTTTTGGAAGTGTATTCAGCTTTGTGCTTGTTTTTGACTTTATGGACAACAGGCTCAGGGATCCAGGAGAGGTGGAACAGGCCCTGGGAGGGTCCGGTCCAGCACCCATCCCCTATATGAGCGGCCGTGATCTTCCGCCGGGAAGTTTTTTTGATGCTTCATTAGAGTTGCCGGAACACTCTTCAGTTCTGGCTATACGTTCCCTGGCTGTCCGGATGGAACTGGAGAAGGAAAAGAACGATGCCAGAGTGTTTGCCATTGCCGGACTCAACCCTGAATGCGGAGTGACCTCCCTGGCCCTTAACCTTGCTCATATCCTCCGGGCCGGCAGTGATAAAATTCTTGTGCTGGAGTGTAACCTTCTGAGACCTGGTGCGGCCAGAGTGGAGTCAGGACTTAGTAAAGGCCCCGGGCTGTGGGAAATACTGCAGTCCAGTCAACTGTCCGGATGGCAGGAAGTTGTGCAGGTAGAACCCAGAAGAGCAGTGCATGTTATGACGGCCGGGGATCCCGGGCCGGGTATACCCAACCGCTCGGCCATGCTGAACCTTCTTGATAATGTGCGCCGGGAATATGACCTGGTTATTTTAGATTTGTCTACCATAATTGACGATGAGTTTGCTTATTTTGCAGCAGTGCACTCAGATGCTGTGCTTCTGGTGGGACGTGAGGATGTGAGTCAGTACCGGGATCTGCGCCGCAGTATTGAAATGCTGGTAGATGCCCGGGTGCCGGCTGTCAGTGCAATACTTAACTTTTCCAGACCGAGAAGAGTGGAAAACGTTCGTAATGTACTGCAAAAGCAGATGCAGTTTGTCTCAAGAGTACACCGTTCCATGCATCGTATGGTTCGCAGGAGTTTACGACTTAACAGGTAA
- a CDS encoding glycosyltransferase, translating into MNKISIGILAHNEEQTIPAVLKDLAAQDKIPGMADQLEVVVVVNGSSDQTAENARKTAEKIKPVMKWDFRVVELARAGKDNAWNLFVHEYSRPDAEILILVDADIRLPQIDTLSRLVKSLEKNPGALASVDEPVKSIAMDKGHDLRGHLSVAASRVSAAGPPKLCGQLYAARSEALRNIFLPLPLLVEDGFIKAMLTTDGFSRPERNNALVRAPGAYHLYEAESSMKKLFRHERRIIAGTLCNIILFEYLRKCVSQGLLPAQIIRQNNEQDKDWLRTLIAGNIQLSSRFKDIYSIVLLPLHQWRSMQAGRSFTGFAAALIRTLFNIPVTCAAWLDLRRDRLNW; encoded by the coding sequence ATGAACAAGATCAGCATCGGCATACTGGCTCATAACGAGGAGCAAACCATCCCCGCCGTCCTGAAGGACCTTGCCGCCCAGGATAAAATACCCGGGATGGCAGATCAATTGGAGGTAGTGGTGGTGGTCAACGGCTCCAGTGATCAGACCGCTGAAAATGCCAGGAAGACCGCTGAAAAAATTAAGCCGGTCATGAAATGGGACTTCAGGGTTGTGGAACTGGCCAGGGCCGGTAAAGACAACGCATGGAACCTTTTTGTTCACGAATACTCCCGGCCTGATGCTGAAATATTGATCCTGGTGGACGCTGACATTCGTCTGCCCCAAATCGATACCCTGTCCCGGCTGGTAAAGAGTCTGGAAAAAAATCCCGGAGCCCTGGCATCAGTTGATGAACCGGTGAAAAGCATAGCTATGGACAAAGGCCATGACCTGCGCGGGCATTTGTCGGTGGCTGCATCCAGGGTATCTGCTGCAGGTCCGCCCAAACTGTGCGGACAACTTTATGCCGCCAGATCAGAGGCTCTGCGAAATATCTTTCTGCCTCTGCCCCTTTTGGTGGAAGACGGCTTCATAAAGGCCATGCTGACCACTGATGGATTCAGTCGGCCGGAACGAAATAACGCCCTGGTGAGGGCCCCAGGAGCCTATCATCTTTACGAAGCTGAATCGAGCATGAAAAAGCTGTTCAGGCATGAAAGACGAATAATTGCTGGCACTTTGTGCAATATCATCCTGTTTGAATATCTACGCAAATGTGTGTCCCAGGGATTACTTCCTGCCCAAATCATCAGACAGAACAATGAGCAGGATAAGGACTGGCTGCGCACCCTCATTGCCGGCAATATACAATTAAGCAGCAGGTTCAAGGACATTTACAGCATCGTGCTGCTTCCCCTGCATCAGTGGCGTTCCATGCAGGCCGGGCGTTCCTTCACCGGTTTTGCGGCAGCCCTGATCAGGACACTGTTCAATATCCCCGTCACTTGTGCTGCCTGGTTAGACCTGCGCAGGGACCGTCTAAACTGGTAA